The Anaeromyxobacter sp. Fw109-5 genomic interval CTCCACCGACTGCCCGTGGTGCGGCGACTTGTGGAGCCCGGTCAGGATCCCCTCCGTCACCGCGCGCACGCGCAGCTTCAGCGTGCCGAGCTTGGCGAGGACCGCGGGGTCGAGGAGGGGGCGCTTGGGGTCAGGCATCGGTGTCGTTTCCGCCTCGCTCACTCTTCCCCCGAGCTCGTCGAGGGGTCAGGGTGAGCGGATTCTCGCCGGTGCTCGTCGTCCGGCTCGCGATGTCGTGGCAGGACTCGCTTTCCCCGCTCGTGCTGAGCCTGTCGAAGCACGAGCGGAACTCGGGCCCCCTCACCCCTTCACCCTCTCCACCAACCTCCCGACGATCTCCCCGCTCGTCACGCCCTCGCTCTCGGCGCGGAAGTTCGTGATCACGCGGTGCACGAGGACGTTCCTCGCGAGGGCGCGGACGTCCTCGACGCTGGCGGCCATGCGGCCGTCGAGGATGGCGCGGCTCTTCGCGCCGAGGACGAGGTACTGGCTCGCGCGCGGGCCGGCGCCCCAGGAGACGTTCTCCTTCACGAAGTCCTGCGCGCCGGGCTCGCCCGGGCGCGTGGCGCGGACGAGGTCCACCGCGTACTTGATGACGTGGTCGGCGGCCGGGACGCGCAGCACGAGGTCCTGCAGCTCGCGGATCTTGTGGGGCGAGAGGATGCGGCGGAGCGGCGGGCGCTGCGCGATCGTGGTGGAGCGCACGATCTCGAGCTCCTCCTGCGCGGTCGGGTAGGTCACCGAGACGTAGAACATGAACCGATCGAGCTGCGCCTCCGGCAAGGGGTAGGTGCCCTCCTGCTCGATGGGGTTCTGCGTGGCGAACACCAGGAACGGCAGGTCGAGCGGGTAGGTCTCGCCGCCGGCGGTGACGCGGTACTCCTGCATGGCCTGGAGGAGCGCCGCCTGTGTCTTGGGCGGCGTGCGGTTGATCTCGTCGGCGAGGAGCAGGTTCGCGAAGATCGGCCCGCGCACGAAGCGGAAGGTGCGCCGCCCGGTGGTGTGGTCCTCCTCCAGCACGTCCGTGCCCGTGATGTCGGAGGGCATGAGATCCGGCGTGAACTGGATCCGGTTGAAGGAGAGGTCGAGGACGTCGGCGACCGTCGAGATGAGCAGCGTCTTCGCGAGGCCGGGCACGCCCACGAACAGGCAGTGCCCGCGCGCGAAGAGCGCGACGAGCAGCGAGTCCACGACCTCCTTCTGGCCGACGATGCGCTTCTCGATCTCGCCGAGCAGCAGCCGCCGGGCGTCGTGCAGCTCGCGGACGGCCTGGAGGTCGGACTCGGGGGTGGGCGGTGCGTCGGTGTCGGTGATCATGTCCCCATCCAGAATCGTGCTTCGACAGGCTCAGCACGAGCGGTCAACGACCGCGCGGATCCGCTCACCCTGAGCCTGGCGAAGGGTGAGCCTCTCGGACCCGAGCGGTTCACGGCGTCTCCCCCGCGAGTATCCGCGCAAACCGCTCCTCCCGCGACGCGCCGCCCGGGTCGCCGGTCGCGGCGAGCGCCTTGGCGAGCCCGGCGTGGATCTCGGGGTCGAAGGGATCCTGGCGGTTCGCGACGAGCAGGTGCTCGCGCGCGCCCGCGAAGTCTTCGCGGCCGAGGAGGATGCGGGCGAGCCGCACGTGGAGGGCGGCGTAGTCGGGGCTCCAGCCGATCGCCTCCCTCAGGACGCGCTCGGCCTCGGCGTTCGCGCCGGACATCATCGCCGCGAGCGCGTACTGGTTCGAGAGGATCGGGATCCGCGCCCCGACCCGCTGCACCGCCTTGCCGTACTCGATCCGCGCCGCCGTCCACTTGCCGCGCGTGCGCATGATCTCGCCGAGCCGCGCGAACCCGCGGGCGCGCTCGTCCGGGATCTCCGCCCACTCCGCCCACTGGCCCGCCTGCCTGGGGTCGTCGCGGAAGCGGAGCTTCGCGAGCGCGTGATCGCCGCCGCGTGGCAGCGGGCGGGCCGACATGTGGCGCCGCCACTCCGCCAGAAAGCGCGGGAAGGGGGCGCCGAGCGCGCGCGCCACGGCGGCCTCGGTCTCCGCCCCCTCGCCGAGGAGGTCGAGGACGCGCGGCACCACCGCCGCGCCCTTCCGCTGCACCAGGTACTCGATGGCGAGCGCCACCTGCGCGTAGGCGAGGGCGGCGCGCTCCTGCGAGGGCAGCTTGGCCAGCGACGGGTGCATCTCCTCGAAGGTGACGAGCGTGTTCGTCTGCACGGCGTCGCGCACGAGCGCCGCGGCGACCGGCGAGATGGGCTCGCCCCCGCCGCGCCAGTCGTCCTCGAACCACTTGGCGAGCCCCTCCTGCAGCCAGATGGGCGCGCGGTTCCGCGACTTCAGCGTGAGGACGTGGTGCGTGTACTCGTGCGCCGCGGTGTCGAGCCAGTCGTAGCCCTTGAGCAGCGCCTTGGGCGACAGGAGCATGAGCTTGTTGAACTTGCAGACCGCCACCGTGCCCGAGGTGCGGATCTCCTCCTCGGTCAGGGTGGAGACCTTCGCGAGCTCCTTCACGTCGCTCACGATCTCGACGGAGAGCCGGTCCTCCGGCGTGAAGGCGAGGCTCCGCGCGAGGGTCGCCCGCTGCTTCTCGAGCGCGTCCACGAGGTACGGCACGAGCACCTCGTCCTTGCCCTTCGGATGCGAGACGACGAAGTGCTCGGCCTCGAAGCGCGCGTCGTCCTTCGTGACCTCGAGCGCCGCCTTCGCGAGCGCGAGGTAGCCGGCGGGATCCCCGAGGCCGGAGGACTCGATGAGCGGCACCGCCTCGCCGTAGCGCTGCTCGTAGAAGCGCAGGATCCCGGCGGCGAGCCGGACCGCCGGCTCCTCGGGGTCGTCGGCGAGGAGCGGCTCGAGGATGGCGCGCGCGCCCCGCACGTCCTCGTCGGCGAGCGTGCGGAGGGCGGCGGAGATCTGGTCGGGCAGCTCGCCCTTCGGCCGCGGCACGCGCGTGGGCGGGGCGTGCGGGGTGACGTTCTGGCGGGTACCCCCGGCCCGCTCGCCCTGAGCCTGTCGAAGGGCGAGCGGCTCGCGCGGAGCCGTCTCGGCGGAGGCGGGCACCGCGAGCACCAGCGCGAGCGCGAGCGCCACCCGGATCACTTGACCAGCTCCTCGTAGTAGCGCTGCACCTCGCCCCGGTAGCGCTCCGGCGCGCCCTGCCTCATCGCGTCGAGCAGGTCCTTGCGGAACTCCTCCGGCACCTTGTAGGCCTCCGCGCCCGGGATCTTCACCTTCTCGCGCGACGCCTCGCGGCCGTCCCC includes:
- a CDS encoding MoxR family ATPase is translated as MITDTDAPPTPESDLQAVRELHDARRLLLGEIEKRIVGQKEVVDSLLVALFARGHCLFVGVPGLAKTLLISTVADVLDLSFNRIQFTPDLMPSDITGTDVLEEDHTTGRRTFRFVRGPIFANLLLADEINRTPPKTQAALLQAMQEYRVTAGGETYPLDLPFLVFATQNPIEQEGTYPLPEAQLDRFMFYVSVTYPTAQEELEIVRSTTIAQRPPLRRILSPHKIRELQDLVLRVPAADHVIKYAVDLVRATRPGEPGAQDFVKENVSWGAGPRASQYLVLGAKSRAILDGRMAASVEDVRALARNVLVHRVITNFRAESEGVTSGEIVGRLVERVKG
- a CDS encoding tetratricopeptide repeat protein; protein product: MIRVALALALVLAVPASAETAPREPLALRQAQGERAGGTRQNVTPHAPPTRVPRPKGELPDQISAALRTLADEDVRGARAILEPLLADDPEEPAVRLAAGILRFYEQRYGEAVPLIESSGLGDPAGYLALAKAALEVTKDDARFEAEHFVVSHPKGKDEVLVPYLVDALEKQRATLARSLAFTPEDRLSVEIVSDVKELAKVSTLTEEEIRTSGTVAVCKFNKLMLLSPKALLKGYDWLDTAAHEYTHHVLTLKSRNRAPIWLQEGLAKWFEDDWRGGGEPISPVAAALVRDAVQTNTLVTFEEMHPSLAKLPSQERAALAYAQVALAIEYLVQRKGAAVVPRVLDLLGEGAETEAAVARALGAPFPRFLAEWRRHMSARPLPRGGDHALAKLRFRDDPRQAGQWAEWAEIPDERARGFARLGEIMRTRGKWTAARIEYGKAVQRVGARIPILSNQYALAAMMSGANAEAERVLREAIGWSPDYAALHVRLARILLGREDFAGAREHLLVANRQDPFDPEIHAGLAKALAATGDPGGASREERFARILAGETP